A genomic stretch from Mastacembelus armatus chromosome 12, fMasArm1.2, whole genome shotgun sequence includes:
- the uap1l1 gene encoding UDP-N-acetylhexosamine pyrophosphorylase-like protein 1, with amino-acid sequence MLSFERVKQSLESAGQPHVLQFWPELCEDDRNRFLQELAQLDLKGLKGHCERAAQAAASPCASLDQHIEPVPPNFIGSVRKSDRNSLAEWENEGLLQISENRVGVLLLAGGQGTRLGVQYPKGMYNIGLPSGKTLYQIQAERIHKIQELADVKHGSKCTVPWYIMTSEFTLGPTETFFKKNSYFGLEPSNIIMFEQRMIPAVNFDGKIILQGKGKIAMAPDGNGGLYEALMDNKVLDDMKKRGVEYLHVYCVDNVLVKMADPVFIGFCVSRGADCGAKVVEKVSPTEPVGVVCRVQGVFQVVEYSEIQPETAELQGPEGELVYSAGNICNHFFTRGFLQDVTGKFEGQLKQHVAIKKVPFVDTCGNEVKPTKPNGIKMEKFVFDVFPFSRNFVVFEVVREDEFSPLKNADGAATDSPTTARNSLLAQHCRWAMAAGAMLLDEQGNAHYPTASVSAGNNPHLQCEISPLVSYFGEGLEQLLKGRTLPTPFILDEKVAKELQAK; translated from the exons ATGCTTTCCTTTGAGCGAGTGAAGCAGAGCTTAGAGAGTGCAGGACAGCCTCACGTCTTGCAGTTTTGGCCGGAGCTTTGCGAGGATGACAGGAACCGTTTTCTCCAGGAGCTGGCTCAGCTGGATCTAAAGGGACTGAAGGGTCACTGTGAGCGGGCCGCCCAGGCTGCAGCCTCCCCCTGTGCGAGCCTGGACCAGCACATCGAGCCGGTACCTCCAAACTTCATCGGCAGCGTGAGGAAAAGTGACAGAAACTCTCTCGCAGAGTGGGAAAATGAAG gcCTGTTACAAATATCAGAGAATCGAGTTGGAGTCCTGCTCTTGGCCGGCGGTCAAGGGACCCGTCTTGGTGTTCAGTATCCCAAAGGCATGTATAACATTGGCTTACCAAGTGGCAAAACCTTGTATCAGATCCAGGCAGAGCGCATTCACAAAATCCAGGAGCTGGCAGATGTGAAGCATGGCTCCAAATGCACTGTTCCATG GTACATAATGACCAGTGAATTCACTCTGGGACCTACTGAGACATTCTTCAAGAAGAACAGCTACTTTGGGCTGGAGCCATCTAACATCATTATGTTTGAGCAAAGGATGATCCCAGCTGTGAACTTTGATGGAAAGATCATCCTGCAGGGTAAAGGGAAGATAGCCATGGCTCCAG ATGGTAATGGTGGTCTATACGAGGCGTTGATGGACAACAAGGTGCTGGACGATATGAAGAAGAGGGGGGTGGAGTACCTGCATGTGTACTGTGTGGACAACGTTCTGGTCAAGATGGCCGACCCTGTGTTCATTGGTTTCTGTGTGAGCAGAGGAGCTGACTGCGGAGCCAAG GTGGTAGAGAAGGTGTCCCCAACAGAGCCAGTGGGTGTGGTTTGCAGGGTGCAAGGTGTCTTCCAGGTGGTGGAATACAGCGAGATCCAGCCGGAGACAGCTGAGCTCCAAGGACCTGAAGGAGAGTTGGTCTACAGTGCTGGAAACATCTGTAATCACTTCTTTACCAGGGGTTTCCTGCAGGATGTCACAGG gaaatTTGAAGGCCAACTAAAACAGCATGTTGCAATCAAGAAGGTGCCTTTTGTGGACACCTGTGGCAATGAGGTCAAACCCACCAAACCTAATGGCATTAAGATGgagaaatttgtttttgatgtttttccatTCTCAAG GAACTTTGTTGTGTTTGAGGTAGTAAGAGAGGATGAGTTTTCCCCCCTGAAAAATGCAGATGGAGCGGCCACAGATAGTCCAACCACGGCCAGGAACTCTTTGCTGGCCCAGCATTGCCGGTGGGCCATGGCTGCTGGAGCCATGCTGCTGGATGAACAGGGGAATGCCCACTATCCTACAGCCAG TGTATCAGCAGGAAACAATCCTCACCTGCAGTGTGAGATTTCCCCACTGGTTTCCTACTTCGGAGAG GGcctggagcagctgctgaaagGAAGGACATTGCCAACTCCCTTCATTCTGGATGAAAAAGTGGCCAAAGAGCTGCAGGCTAAATAA
- the zdhhc12b gene encoding palmitoyltransferase ZDHHC12-B isoform X2, which yields MFKNVFGSGFLVRTAHVILTWVVALILFLHDTELRKQEETGQLVQPVLFVLLVLVSVLLYFAVSLMDPGFILSDDSNLQQPMRSKHCQTCQHCVRRYDHHCPWIENCVGERNHRWFVLYLAVQLLVLLWGLHIAWTGFSYAPTWQLWLRTNGMLLAVTVLVALLSLIVLLLLGSHLYLVSLNTTTWEFMSRHRISYLKHCGADENPFDRGTFHNLWGFFCVWGTVVWEQVYFRESSDQV from the exons ATgttcaaaaatgtgtttggttCAGGGTTTCTGGTGCGAACAGCCCATGTGATTCTGACTTGGGTCGTCgccctcatcctcttcctccatgACACAG AGCTGCGGAAGCAGGAGGAGACGGGCCAGCTGGTCCAGCCTGTGCTCTTCGTCCTGCTGGTGTTGGTGTCGGTGCTGCTTTACTTCGCCGTGTCTCTGATGGACCCAGGCTTCATCCTGTCCGATGACAGCAACCTGCAG CAGCCAATGCGATCGAAGCACTGCCAGACATGTCAGCACTGTGTCCGGCGTTATGACCACCACTGCCCCTGGATTGAGAATTGTGTTGGTGAGAGGAACCACCGCTGGTTTGTCCTTTACCTGGCTGTCCAGCTGCTGGTACTGCTGTGGGGGCTGCACATAGCCTG GACAGGGTTCAGTTACGCACCCACTTGGCAGCTGTGGCTGCGGACCAATGGCATGTTGCTGGCTGTGACCGTGCTGGTGGCTCTGCTCTCACTGATTGTGCTCCTCCTACTCGGGTCCCACCTCTACCTGGTTTCTCTCAACACCACAACCTGGGAGTTCATGTCACGCCACCGTATCTCCTACCTCAAACACTGCGGTGCAGATGAAAACCCTTTTGATCGCGGCACCTTCCACAACCTTTGGGGCTTCTTTTGCGTGTGGGGCACAGTGGTGTGGGAGCAGGTGTACTTCAGGGAGAGCAGTGACCAAGTCTAG
- the zdhhc12b gene encoding palmitoyltransferase ZDHHC12-B isoform X1, whose amino-acid sequence MFKNVFGSGFLVRTAHVILTWVVALILFLHDTELRKQEETGQLVQPVLFVLLVLVSVLLYFAVSLMDPGFILSDDSNLQFMLGVTEEQQDMIPPSTKSLRQRRCGHCLLQQPMRSKHCQTCQHCVRRYDHHCPWIENCVGERNHRWFVLYLAVQLLVLLWGLHIAWTGFSYAPTWQLWLRTNGMLLAVTVLVALLSLIVLLLLGSHLYLVSLNTTTWEFMSRHRISYLKHCGADENPFDRGTFHNLWGFFCVWGTVVWEQVYFRESSDQV is encoded by the exons ATgttcaaaaatgtgtttggttCAGGGTTTCTGGTGCGAACAGCCCATGTGATTCTGACTTGGGTCGTCgccctcatcctcttcctccatgACACAG AGCTGCGGAAGCAGGAGGAGACGGGCCAGCTGGTCCAGCCTGTGCTCTTCGTCCTGCTGGTGTTGGTGTCGGTGCTGCTTTACTTCGCCGTGTCTCTGATGGACCCAGGCTTCATCCTGTCCGATGACAGCAACCTGCAG TTCATGCTGGGAGTgactgaggagcagcaggacaTGATCCCACCCAGCACCAAATCCCTGCGACAGCGTCGCTGTGGCCACTGCCTGCTGCAG CAGCCAATGCGATCGAAGCACTGCCAGACATGTCAGCACTGTGTCCGGCGTTATGACCACCACTGCCCCTGGATTGAGAATTGTGTTGGTGAGAGGAACCACCGCTGGTTTGTCCTTTACCTGGCTGTCCAGCTGCTGGTACTGCTGTGGGGGCTGCACATAGCCTG GACAGGGTTCAGTTACGCACCCACTTGGCAGCTGTGGCTGCGGACCAATGGCATGTTGCTGGCTGTGACCGTGCTGGTGGCTCTGCTCTCACTGATTGTGCTCCTCCTACTCGGGTCCCACCTCTACCTGGTTTCTCTCAACACCACAACCTGGGAGTTCATGTCACGCCACCGTATCTCCTACCTCAAACACTGCGGTGCAGATGAAAACCCTTTTGATCGCGGCACCTTCCACAACCTTTGGGGCTTCTTTTGCGTGTGGGGCACAGTGGTGTGGGAGCAGGTGTACTTCAGGGAGAGCAGTGACCAAGTCTAG